From the genome of Oryza glaberrima chromosome 1, OglaRS2, whole genome shotgun sequence:
TGCTGCTAAATATGTTGTACTATGCACAGCATATGATATTCTCACTATACCATGTTCTTTTTGTATTTAGCATCACCAGATTTCTAAAGCAGGTCATGACCTTTGATACATTGCAGGGGACAACAAAGTTCTGTTTGCAGATAAGGTATTGAAGTTCACTCAATCAGGAAAGATGAAAAGGCGCATCCTTGTGATCACAGATTTTGCTCTCTACCTTGTTGATCCTGATGCTGATATATTGAAGAGGAGGATAGCGCTCGCGGCTGTCGATAAGCTATGTATAAGCAAGCTCAGTGATAACTTCTTTGCAATCATCGTGCCAACTGAGTATGATTGTTTAATGGCCAGCACTAGAAAGAAGGAAATAGTGGATATTATAATTAAGGCTATTAAGAGCAATTCTGAATATCAGCCTCAAGTGGCTTCTTCTAACAGGTATATGGCTACGGTCTTTGTGATGAAGCTTTGGTATCCCATACTATTAACCATAGGATGTACTCTGAACAACATCTCACATGTAGCTAATTTTTCTGGGAATGCAAACGTATGAGATTTTAAATCCCAAAAACACTTGGAAGTTAGAACTGCTATTGATATCTATTTTCCTATTAGCATATACTTTATGAGAGCAAATGCCAACTGTCGTGATAACATTATTCGTGATTAGTTGCTACTTTTTACTGAACCTCTCAGCATTGGTTAGTGTCGTTGGGTTCAGTCTTCTGATCTAGCACCTCAGATGCCTTTAGACATTTACTGCATTTTGTTGCCAGTCTATGATAGTCTAATTTGTCAGGTTCTTCTCTCTGTAGGTTTGAATACCATGCTGCTGCTGAAGTGATTAAAGAAGTTGAGTTTGAGGAAGCTGAAGGTATGTATCTCATCCTTCATGAGCGCTAGATGATATCATTTGCTTGGTTATTGAGAAATTGGAATAGGTCTATTGTAGTGATTCTATGAGTTCTACACTCAATCGTGTGCATTTTCTTCCGGTGCCATTGCTGATTTTTGTTTAGCTAATGCTGGCGATCTATCCTGTTTccattaaaatttaaaagaagGATGCAATGCGTTCTTAGATGCTATTGCTTCATACTTGACATTAGATTCGAAACACTTTTGCTTGATGAATGCTCACGTTGCTGATTTTTCAATACAGGAGGCGTTAAAACTAGGATCACGCACAAGGCGAAGGCGAAGTCATGATTGAGAAATTATGTATGATTGTTCCCTGTAAAATGTACAGTTCTTCGAGTTTCAAGGGATTCTTATCAGCGCTCTTTATGCAAAGTTCAAACAGACAATTCTTTGATGTATTGTGCCTTCTATTTTCTCTGATGTTTctctgggaaaaaaaaaggtgaccTGTCGCTGACTATATACACTATcgctagatttttctttttatcataGGCTATTGCCACATACTTTTGTGCTATTGGAATTTCGATTTTGTCTGTTAGAGTCTTGACGGCTCACTCTTTTGGAGAATGGAATAATTTATTCATGGCTAGCTCTATGTTTGTAGTCAACATTGGGCCACATAACCATTGATACAATCGAGACCAAAGTAGAAAAATGGAATATGTGGCCAGCTGTTAAACTGTTCCAGACTTTGGCACACCACCGTTGATTTGGGACGCTGTTCCACCAACTTATATGCCATAAAATATCTGCAAATGGTGCGCTACCACACTGTATAACAAAGGCTGTCCGTCCAATGTCTGTCCAGATCAGGGGAGGAGTTCATCTGGAGCACTGCTTCTTATTTAAtagtaattcattttttttttctgtataaaCAACACAATCACAACCAAGCATGGCAAATTAGATATTGGGTATAGATGCTCCGTGAAAGCTGCCACGCAACTCCGCGAATTAAGCCATGTTTAAGAGCGTACAGCTGATCTGTTATTTAGTCGTACAAAGCATGTATGGAACGGCCACTTAGATGAGATCGTTTCACTCTGATTTCCCAGAGAATCACTAATCACCTTTTGATTAAGTAAATGACCCCTATTGAGTGAGTCACTTGTCCTTGCTCCGTACTTGCCTAGGATTAGAACAGCATGATTCAACGAATGTGCTATCAAGTGGCAACGTTTGCATGAGAAAAGTCACTGAACTATATGGTTTCTTAAAATATTCATTAAAGGAGCTCAAAGAGAAGTGTGCTTTGGCTAGCTAGTCTTGCGAACGCGTCGTCGTTGGCTCGTTCCAGT
Proteins encoded in this window:
- the LOC127763320 gene encoding uncharacterized protein LOC127763320, which translates into the protein MDRFRPLRRIQVDPEPAAAAPPPPAAAAANGGAGEDVSAAPAAGLLMASRVRRRSAVYRDCKGDYIGIPNDPCLTKILSKQGDNKVLFADKVLKFTQSGKMKRRILVITDFALYLVDPDADILKRRIALAAVDKLCISKLSDNFFAIIVPTEYDCLMASTRKKEIVDIIIKAIKSNSEYQPQVASSNRFEYHAAAEVIKEVEFEEAEGGVKTRITHKAKAKS